The nucleotide sequence CCTTCAGGAGCGCCTCGTGTGCGGCGCTGAAGCTCTGCAGATCGGGATAGCCCGGGATCACGACGCGCTTCCCGGACGGGCGCCGCGGATCGCTGCGCAGGACCTCGCGAACCAGCCGCTCGTACGTGCTCGCATCGGTCGGGGACGGTGAGGGGTCGAAGCGCGCGCCGGCGTAGAACTGCCGGGCGGCGCGCGCCATCGTGCCGCAGCGGAGCGAGAACGGCGGCCGCGGCTCGCGGCGGCGCCACGACCGGAGGTCCGTGGCCGGGTCGAGCCCGTACTCCCAGACCGTCTCGTTCGCGAAGGCGAAGATGTCGGCCGGGAAGCGGAAGGGCCCCGGGCGGAGATCACCGGGCAGCGTGCGGGCCGCGCAGCCCAGGCTGAGTGCGAGCGTGGCCGCGAGCGCGCGCCCTCCGGCCCGCATCCTACGCGTAGCGGGTCGCATCGACCGGGGCGAGCCGCGCCGCACGCCAGGCCGGCCATGCGCCCGCGAGGGCCGCGAGCGCCCCCGGCAGGACGGTGGCGGCGAGGGCGAGCCGCGGGGTCATCAGGAAGACCGGCGCACCGAGCCGCTCGGTCACCCCGTTCAGGCCTCGAACCGCCGCGGCGCCGGCGGCGAGACCTCCGACACCCCCGGCGAAGCCGAGCGTGGCGGCCTCGAGGAGGAGCTGTCCGATGACCTGCCCGCGGGTCGCGCCGACGACGCGAAGGAGACCGATCTCCTGGCGGCGCTCGGCCACGGCCGTCAGCATCGTGTTGGCGACCGCGAGCACGGCGATGACCAGCGCGACGGAGCCGCTCCCGACCACGAGCCCGTTCATCACCGCCAGCGCTCGATCGATCTGCGCGGCGGCGTCGCCGGGCGACAGGACGGACACGTGCTCGAGCCGCTCGCGGATGCGTCGCGCGACCGCCTCGGGATCCTCGCCGTCGTTCCAGAAGACGGCTGCCGCCGTCGCGAGCGGCAGGAGGTGGGCGCCGGGCTCCATGGCGAGCCCGCGCAGCACCTGATCGCTCTCGAGCAGCAGCTCCTGGGCCGTCGGGAAGGGCATGAAGACGAAGCTGTCCGGCCCGGTGAGCGTCGGGTCGAGGACGCCCGCGACGCGGAACGACCTCTTCCGGATCGTGATCGAGTCACCCGCCCTCACGCCGAAGAAGCGCGCCACCTGGCTCCCCAGCACGACCTCGTCGGGCGCCTCGGGAACGACCGGGCCGTGCGCGGCCCGCGCCGCGAGCGACCTGCGGTTGAGGCGCAGCGCCTGGGGATCGATCCCGAAC is from Deltaproteobacteria bacterium and encodes:
- a CDS encoding FtsX-like permease family protein, with protein sequence MSGLRNLRRRPLRSALTTAGVALGAAALVLLGALAEKLSRLVEGGRDFASGQITVAAAGTGGMMGLARGALLSGEQLRRLSEVPGIRLAAPLVMFPVMDNSSALPFTLAPQVFGIDPQALRLNRRSLAARAAHGPVVPEAPDEVVLGSQVARFFGVRAGDSITIRKRSFRVAGVLDPTLTGPDSFVFMPFPTAQELLLESDQVLRGLAMEPGAHLLPLATAAAVFWNDGEDPEAVARRIRERLEHVSVLSPGDAAAQIDRALAVMNGLVVGSGSVALVIAVLAVANTMLTAVAERRQEIGLLRVVGATRGQVIGQLLLEAATLGFAGGVGGLAAGAAAVRGLNGVTERLGAPVFLMTPRLALAATVLPGALAALAGAWPAWRAARLAPVDATRYA